The DNA region TACAGATGAGTCTGTCAGCAAAGATGATTTTTGTGTATTCATGGATGGACAAAAAAGGACAACTAATGCGAAGGTTCAAGTCTGTAGTATCGTAGATTATTACGTAGATAATCAAGAGGATGTCAAACCCATGGCACATGCTATTACAGATGTTATACTGTCCATGTCTGGACAAGAAGAGTACAAATTCAATTATATTTATGATGCACAGGAAAAGAGAGCTAGATTTGTACTTTGGGGAGATGCTAGTTTTATGGAGGCTGTTGCTGTAGCGCTTAAACCTTTTGAGAAATAAGAGGAGATGAGAAAATGCTAGTGAATAAAACCTATAAAGTCGATGGAATGAGCTGTGCAGCTTGTTCAGCGGCAGTAGAAAGAGTTACAAAAAAATTAGATGGAGTAGAATCAGTCAGCGTCAATCTCAACATGAAAAAGATGCAAATTGAGTATGATGAGGATAAAGTTAGCCGAGAAGATATATTTGCCAAAATAGAAAAAGCTGGTTTTAAACCTTCTGAAGATGCAGAAGTAAAAAAAGTAACTATACCGATAGAAGGTATGACGTGTGCAGCTTGTGCTCAGGCTGCTGAAAAAGAAATAAAAAAATTAGAAGGAGTGCAAGAAGTCACAGTAAATGCGCTGGCAAACAAGGCGTATGTAACTTATGACGTGAAGGTAGTTAGATTATCTCAAATCAAAAAAGCTATAGTAAAAGCTGGATACGAACCAAAAGAGATAGAAAAGGACAATACTTTACAGGAACAAGACCAAGGTGCAAAAGAAGAAAATACGATGTGGTTTAGATTCAAAATAGCCATAGCTTTTGTCATTCCATTACTTTATGTGGCGATGGGTCCTATGATTGGTCTTCCACTTCCAGATATTATAAGCCCTGATGTGAATCCATTACATTTTGCTATAGCACAATTTGTACTTCTCATTCCAATAGTTGTTGTTGGAAGACATTTTTATACTAGAGGATTTAAAACACTT from Tissierellales bacterium includes:
- a CDS encoding helix-turn-helix domain-containing protein yields the protein IKGSDIMEEKYYTVDEVANLLEVHTKTIRRYIYNGKIQALKVGGQWRIYESALQSYYEASKHCCDTDESVSKDDFCVFMDGQKRTTNAKVQVCSIVDYYVDNQEDVKPMAHAITDVILSMSGQEEYKFNYIYDAQEKRARFVLWGDASFMEAVAVALKPFEK